A single region of the Coleofasciculus chthonoplastes PCC 7420 genome encodes:
- a CDS encoding Crp/Fnr family transcriptional regulator: MDDRYSSHEMNSNVNELIRTAPLFSGLPEASVNQATSHVVTRSHPKDRVILLENDWGGSVYFILEGWAKIRTYNLEGKEVTLNILGKGEIFGEMAALDEVPRSTDVITLTPTTIGSIPAQDFIQLIHDEPLAGVRLSQLMAKRLRQVNRRLRLRESDSTSRVADTLLFLAEGQGKLKQQGTEIPNLPHRELSSLSGLARETVTRVLTKLEKKGLIKREHDIMFIPDLAALERIIA; this comes from the coding sequence ATGGATGATCGATACAGCTCACACGAAATGAACTCTAATGTTAATGAGTTGATTCGCACTGCTCCTTTATTTTCTGGCTTACCAGAAGCCAGTGTGAATCAAGCGACTTCTCATGTTGTTACTCGCAGCCACCCCAAGGATCGAGTTATTTTGCTGGAGAATGACTGGGGTGGCTCAGTTTACTTCATTTTGGAGGGCTGGGCAAAAATTCGTACCTATAACCTGGAAGGGAAAGAGGTGACCCTCAACATTTTAGGGAAGGGGGAAATTTTTGGCGAAATGGCGGCGCTGGATGAGGTGCCTCGTTCTACCGATGTGATTACCTTAACGCCCACGACGATTGGCAGTATACCTGCCCAGGATTTTATCCAGCTTATTCATGATGAACCTTTAGCCGGGGTTCGTTTGTCTCAGCTTATGGCGAAGCGCTTGCGCCAAGTTAATCGCCGTCTCCGTCTGAGAGAGTCGGATAGTACCTCGCGAGTGGCAGACACGCTCCTGTTTTTGGCAGAGGGTCAGGGTAAACTTAAACAGCAAGGTACGGAGATTCCCAACTTACCCCATCGCGAGTTAAGCAGTTTGAGTGGATTGGCGCGGGAGACAGTGACGCGAGTTTTGACGAAGCTAGAAAAAAAAGGCTTGATTAAGCGAGAACACGATATTATGTTTATCCCGGATCTGGCGGCATTAGAACGCATTATTGCTTAG
- a CDS encoding sugar transferase, producing the protein MAGESLVLTRSAGLIVPHRSATCKIKRLIDILGAVVGLILTAILAIPIVIAIQIDNPGTIFYRQLRCGLRGKPFRILKFRSMVVDADRKQHLVQNQAKGHIFKNTNDPRITRVGRFLRRTSLDELPQFWNVLNGEMSLVGTRPPTLNEVQHYKPHHWQRLRTKPGMTGEWQVNGRSSVIDFEDIVSMDLTYQRKWSLVYDFKLILKTIAVVLKKQGAC; encoded by the coding sequence TTGGCGGGTGAGTCCCTCGTTCTCACACGTTCCGCTGGGTTAATTGTGCCGCATCGGTCGGCAACCTGCAAAATTAAACGTCTCATTGATATTCTGGGAGCTGTGGTTGGCTTGATCCTGACGGCAATTCTTGCCATACCAATTGTGATCGCCATCCAGATTGACAATCCCGGTACTATCTTCTATCGTCAACTTCGCTGTGGTTTACGAGGAAAACCCTTTCGCATCTTGAAATTTCGTTCAATGGTGGTAGACGCTGATCGCAAGCAACATTTGGTGCAAAATCAGGCAAAAGGTCATATCTTTAAAAATACCAACGACCCTCGCATCACTCGTGTGGGTCGTTTTTTACGGCGCACCAGCTTGGATGAATTGCCTCAATTTTGGAACGTGCTTAACGGTGAGATGAGCTTAGTCGGGACTCGTCCGCCCACCCTGAATGAAGTACAACACTACAAGCCGCATCATTGGCAACGATTGAGAACTAAGCCGGGAATGACTGGAGAATGGCAAGTTAATGGTCGTTCTAGTGTGATTGATTTTGAGGATATTGTGTCAATGGATCTGACTTATCAGCGCAAGTGGTCTCTTGTCTATGATTTCAAGCTCATCCTGAAAACTATTGCTGTAGTCCTGAAGAAGCAAGGAGCCTGTTAA
- the pgsA gene encoding CDP-diacylglycerol--glycerol-3-phosphate 3-phosphatidyltransferase, translated as MTLPTWITFSRLLGLPFILYGLHDPTDQTRWICLAIFLIAAGTDWLDGYLARKLDQVTDLGKFLDPLVDKLLVLAPLLALIELGQVPAWGVFLILGRELAIAGWRVNPNLTQEISGANIWGKLKTVTQITAVALLIAPLPQVWEMPSLVLFWLSVVLTLISGGIYLLPQLAANIWSSKEKSTSAS; from the coding sequence ATGACACTACCCACATGGATTACATTTTCTCGATTACTGGGATTGCCCTTTATTCTATACGGACTGCATGATCCCACGGATCAGACGCGCTGGATTTGTCTGGCAATCTTTCTCATCGCCGCAGGTACGGATTGGTTAGACGGCTATCTGGCGCGAAAACTGGATCAAGTTACGGATTTAGGAAAATTTCTTGACCCGTTAGTGGATAAATTATTAGTCTTAGCCCCCCTTTTAGCCTTAATCGAATTGGGTCAAGTTCCCGCTTGGGGCGTGTTTCTGATTTTAGGGCGGGAATTAGCGATCGCGGGTTGGCGAGTGAACCCCAATTTGACCCAGGAAATTAGTGGCGCAAATATTTGGGGCAAACTCAAAACCGTAACTCAAATTACAGCAGTTGCCCTATTAATTGCACCACTTCCGCAGGTGTGGGAGATGCCATCCCTTGTCCTATTTTGGTTATCGGTTGTCCTCACCCTAATTTCTGGCGGAATTTACCTTTTACCTCAACTCGCGGCTAATATTTGGTCATCTAAGGAGAAATCCACCTCCGCTTCATGA
- a CDS encoding NAD-dependent epimerase/dehydratase family protein — MRILIMGGTRFIGVYLTKILVEQGHEVVLFNRGNKPAPVEGVQQIHGDRKDATQLKEKLSGEAFDAIFDNNGRELSDTQPLVEIFKDKVQHFVYMSSAGVYLQSDQMPHVEGDPVDPKSRHKGKHETEAYLQAQGIPFTAIRPTYIYGPQNYNDLEAWFFDRIVRDRPLLIPSSGLYITQLGHCKDLARAMSLVLGNQQAIGQVYNVSGDRYVTFDGLANACIVAAGKSPEDFDLLHYNPKKFDFGKRKAFPLRTQHFFADVQKAKTQLKWEPEYDLISGLKDSFQNDYLASGRHEAEVDFSLDDQILAAS; from the coding sequence ATGCGAATTTTAATCATGGGTGGTACTCGCTTCATCGGAGTCTACTTAACCAAAATCTTGGTTGAACAAGGACATGAGGTGGTACTGTTCAACCGAGGCAATAAACCAGCGCCTGTCGAAGGGGTACAACAGATTCATGGCGATCGCAAAGACGCGACTCAACTCAAGGAAAAGCTGTCGGGAGAAGCGTTTGATGCCATTTTTGATAATAATGGGCGGGAACTCAGTGACACCCAACCCCTAGTTGAGATATTTAAAGACAAAGTACAGCATTTTGTCTATATGAGTTCGGCGGGAGTCTATTTACAATCTGACCAAATGCCCCATGTTGAAGGTGATCCCGTTGATCCGAAAAGCCGTCACAAAGGTAAACATGAGACGGAAGCTTACCTACAAGCCCAAGGAATTCCCTTTACCGCGATTCGCCCAACCTATATCTATGGACCTCAAAACTACAACGACTTAGAAGCCTGGTTCTTTGACCGTATCGTTCGCGATCGCCCGCTCCTAATTCCCAGTAGTGGTCTATATATCACACAACTGGGACATTGTAAAGATTTAGCCCGTGCCATGTCTCTGGTACTAGGGAACCAGCAAGCGATTGGACAAGTTTATAATGTATCCGGCGATCGTTATGTCACCTTTGACGGCTTGGCAAACGCCTGTATTGTCGCGGCGGGTAAATCTCCAGAGGATTTTGACCTCTTACATTACAACCCCAAAAAGTTTGATTTTGGCAAGCGCAAAGCGTTCCCCCTGCGAACCCAACACTTTTTTGCTGATGTCCAGAAAGCCAAGACTCAACTCAAATGGGAACCGGAATATGACTTGATATCGGGACTTAAGGACTCATTCCAAAATGATTACCTAGCATCTGGACGTCATGAAGCGGAGGTGGATTTCTCCTTAGATGACCAAATATTAGCCGCGAGTTGA
- a CDS encoding HEAT repeat domain-containing protein produces the protein MVQDYSIEFTDYLRSICDLYKQWWKLDKLTDTIYEQQDASGNPRSPFQFNLTVQRLKPPPQEGNETPETLPILTGLRQYAANHVLLVGQPGSGKSTALIQFLVEQAKQALSHPQNPIPVLVQLRQFKPSETHHSGVLYLIQDFLEIHELLLEISDIKNLLRNRRLFLLLDGLNELPSNSARRDLKAFRQKYSHLPMIFTTRNLGEGWDLGIRDHLEIEPLNPLQIKQFIHYSMIGQNKQPLQQLSNHWRELGQTPFVMEMLSFLVQKTGHIPSSLAETLRQFTQLYERGYKEDAPISDESRRWWSRLLEKLAFEMMQEDNSTDFKLNISHRKVKSIFTEFLQGKVNYPDDLAIRCLDDLLKHHLIVRSQRFSASGTKVPTTNLVSSERFSASGTEVPTTNLVSSERFSASGTEVPTTNLVSSERFSASGTEVPTTNLVSSERFSASGTEVPTTNLVSSERFSASGTEVPTTNLVSNERFSASGTKVPTTNVEFSHQLIQEYYAAEYLLSWQKILELNDNQLKQDYLNYLKWTEPLALMLALVDNKAQAVRMVRLALEVDLRLGARFAGAVKPEFQEKTVGLVAQLTVTEALKTHLLGITRSEWAIEALIHNLSSEEYYIRWSAVNGLGKIGSESVIDALEPALTAQDKGIRWTVVKVLGTIGTEKAIAQLRQLAFDKYCSQYVVELLGDSGTESAIELLGEVLFSQDSSIHWCAVEALAKIGTESAINLLQKALLYGESDLSYNAVYALAKIDTKLAIEVLTQALEHEQESVRFRAALALVKKSNEAVIPVLCQILANFDDEIAYQAVNSLLSIGTEATIPGLHQALFHPNDSIPMRALEGLVDIGTAATIPALSDALRDRDLAGCLSQRITEVLKEIGTSDAIAVLKQALFSDNYCIHEYAAEALGTIGSEETIKILIEALSHPKHSVRCSVVNVLGNIGCKSAIPELIEALQDKESSVRSRAAKALETIADSEAVTALIQALHDEESFVRCRVAEALGIIGAPEAVSALVDVWQDQSVSVSSIVAEALGKIGTTEAIKALRQALLNDNKFIRWDAAKVLQEIGGSELLPDLSKMLAKTTCDRTPDILDVIYAIQDRYQFYNQSVAESPLSVPDQSGDPLIDSLETIIQILKTMSNNPTNNFKGATFNGITGTVTGNIVGDNIGSQNNYPAEQRQTLTEAAAEIQQLLAQLKNSNPTLTESERQSVVIEAINQEIKRNPTFKQRLQSALKAGGIEALKSLFPAVNIPIETIKGWMEAES, from the coding sequence ATGGTTCAAGACTACTCTATCGAGTTTACTGACTACCTGCGATCGATTTGCGATCTCTATAAACAGTGGTGGAAGCTTGACAAACTGACGGATACGATATACGAGCAACAGGATGCATCAGGAAACCCGCGATCGCCCTTTCAGTTTAATTTAACGGTACAGCGCCTCAAACCGCCGCCACAGGAAGGAAACGAAACACCAGAGACGTTGCCCATTTTAACCGGATTACGTCAATATGCGGCAAACCATGTCCTGTTAGTTGGGCAGCCCGGTTCAGGGAAATCGACGGCATTAATTCAGTTTTTGGTAGAACAAGCCAAACAAGCCCTTTCTCACCCCCAGAATCCGATTCCTGTATTGGTACAGTTACGACAGTTTAAACCATCAGAAACTCATCATTCAGGGGTATTATATCTGATTCAAGATTTCTTAGAAATCCACGAGTTGCTACTGGAAATTTCGGATATCAAAAATCTGCTACGTAATCGGCGATTATTTCTGCTGTTAGATGGGTTAAATGAGTTGCCTAGCAACTCAGCCCGACGAGATTTAAAAGCATTTCGCCAGAAGTATTCGCATCTACCTATGATTTTTACAACCCGTAATTTGGGCGAAGGCTGGGACTTAGGTATTCGTGATCACTTAGAAATCGAACCCCTGAATCCGTTACAAATAAAACAATTTATTCACTATTCTATGATAGGGCAAAATAAACAACCATTACAACAGTTATCCAATCACTGGCGAGAATTGGGTCAGACGCCGTTTGTAATGGAAATGCTGTCTTTCCTCGTTCAGAAAACCGGGCATATTCCCTCTAGCCTAGCCGAAACATTGCGTCAGTTTACACAGTTATATGAACGCGGTTATAAAGAAGATGCTCCGATTAGCGATGAGTCTCGGCGCTGGTGGTCTCGCTTGCTAGAAAAGCTAGCATTTGAAATGATGCAGGAAGACAATTCGACCGATTTTAAGTTAAATATTTCTCATCGAAAGGTTAAGAGTATTTTTACTGAATTTTTACAAGGGAAGGTGAATTATCCAGATGATTTGGCAATCCGTTGCTTAGACGACTTACTCAAACACCATTTAATTGTTCGTAGTCAGCGCTTTAGCGCTTCTGGCACTAAAGTGCCTACTACAAACCTTGTTAGTAGTGAGCGCTTTAGCGCTTCTGGCACTGAAGTGCCTACTACAAACCTTGTTAGTAGTGAGCGCTTTAGCGCTTCTGGCACTGAAGTGCCTACTACAAACCTTGTTAGTAGTGAGCGCTTTAGCGCTTCTGGCACTGAAGTGCCTACTACAAACCTTGTTAGTAGTGAGCGCTTTAGCGCTTCTGGCACTGAAGTGCCTACTACAAACCTTGTTAGTAGTGAGCGCTTTAGCGCTTCTGGCACTGAAGTGCCTACTACAAACCTTGTTAGTAATGAGCGCTTTAGCGCTTCTGGCACTAAAGTGCCTACTACGAACGTAGAATTTTCTCATCAACTGATTCAAGAATACTATGCGGCTGAGTATCTGCTATCGTGGCAAAAGATTCTCGAACTCAATGATAATCAATTAAAACAAGACTATTTAAATTATTTGAAATGGACAGAACCGTTGGCGTTAATGTTGGCATTAGTTGACAATAAAGCGCAGGCGGTGCGTATGGTTAGATTAGCGCTAGAGGTCGATTTGCGGTTAGGTGCAAGATTCGCTGGGGCAGTTAAACCCGAATTTCAAGAAAAGACTGTGGGTTTAGTGGCTCAATTAACTGTTACGGAAGCGCTAAAAACACATTTGTTGGGAATAACCCGATCAGAATGGGCAATTGAAGCGCTAATTCATAACTTATCTAGTGAAGAGTATTATATCCGGTGGAGTGCCGTTAATGGGTTGGGTAAAATTGGCTCAGAATCGGTTATTGATGCACTGGAACCAGCGTTAACTGCTCAAGATAAAGGGATTCGTTGGACTGTAGTCAAGGTTTTGGGAACAATTGGTACAGAGAAAGCGATTGCACAATTGCGTCAACTGGCTTTCGATAAATATTGTAGTCAATATGTGGTCGAATTATTAGGAGATAGTGGCACTGAATCGGCAATTGAACTATTAGGTGAAGTTTTGTTCAGTCAGGATAGCTCGATTCATTGGTGTGCCGTCGAAGCTTTGGCAAAGATTGGTACAGAATCTGCCATTAATTTACTCCAGAAAGCTTTGTTATATGGTGAAAGTGATTTGAGTTATAATGCAGTGTATGCATTAGCTAAAATTGATACGAAACTCGCAATTGAGGTACTGACACAAGCATTAGAACATGAACAAGAATCAGTTCGTTTTCGTGCTGCTTTAGCCTTAGTAAAAAAGTCGAATGAAGCAGTTATTCCAGTGCTATGTCAGATTTTAGCAAATTTTGATGATGAGATCGCGTATCAAGCCGTTAATAGCTTATTAAGTATAGGTACTGAAGCCACAATTCCTGGATTACATCAAGCCTTGTTCCATCCAAACGACTCAATTCCTATGCGGGCGCTTGAAGGATTAGTGGATATTGGTACAGCCGCAACGATTCCAGCCCTGAGTGATGCATTGCGCGATCGCGACTTAGCAGGATGTCTATCCCAGAGGATTACTGAGGTATTAAAAGAGATTGGTACATCAGACGCGATCGCGGTATTGAAACAGGCGTTATTTAGCGATAATTATTGTATCCATGAATATGCGGCTGAAGCGTTAGGAACTATTGGTTCTGAAGAAACGATTAAGATTCTTATCGAAGCCTTATCTCATCCCAAGCATTCTGTACGCTGTTCTGTTGTTAATGTATTGGGGAATATTGGCTGTAAATCCGCTATTCCAGAATTAATTGAAGCCTTACAAGATAAAGAGAGTTCTGTTCGTTCCCGTGCGGCTAAAGCCTTAGAAACTATTGCTGATTCAGAGGCTGTTACCGCATTAATTCAGGCGTTACACGATGAAGAGTCTTTTGTTCGTTGTAGAGTGGCTGAGGCATTAGGAATCATTGGCGCACCGGAAGCTGTTTCTGCTTTAGTTGATGTTTGGCAGGATCAATCTGTTTCTGTATCTAGCATCGTGGCTGAAGCCTTGGGTAAAATCGGCACGACAGAGGCAATTAAGGCGTTACGGCAAGCCTTATTGAATGACAATAAATTTATTCGTTGGGATGCGGCTAAGGTATTACAAGAAATCGGCGGATCGGAACTATTACCTGATTTGTCTAAAATGTTAGCAAAAACAACCTGCGATCGCACGCCTGATATACTTGATGTAATATACGCTATTCAAGACCGTTATCAATTTTACAACCAATCTGTAGCTGAATCTCCACTATCGGTTCCGGATCAGTCTGGTGATCCCTTGATAGATAGTCTAGAAACAATCATTCAAATCCTCAAAACTATGTCAAACAACCCTACCAATAATTTCAAAGGTGCTACTTTTAACGGCATCACGGGGACTGTTACTGGAAATATCGTCGGCGATAATATTGGTAGTCAAAACAACTACCCCGCCGAACAAAGACAAACACTTACTGAAGCCGCCGCCGAGATTCAGCAATTATTAGCACAACTGAAAAACTCTAACCCAACCTTAACTGAATCTGAAAGACAAAGTGTTGTTATCGAAGCCATTAACCAAGAAATAAAACGCAATCCAACCTTTAAGCAGCGACTACAAAGTGCGTTAAAAGCAGGTGGTATTGAGGCATTAAAGTCACTATTTCCTGCCGTCAATATTCCCATTGAAACCATTAAAGGCTGGATGGAGGCTGAATCCTGA
- a CDS encoding DUF4388 domain-containing protein, whose protein sequence is MSINGDLTDFFLDEIIKYLQISHKTGLLMLVYKTNHFFWLNKGCLVAASHRTDGLGLYSLILEVSLVKETSLKRVIDSAYNNSLPLGIFLHENGFLSVKTLKMLFEVQVIRELHIIEHEAKIGFSFDQCATIPNMELTGLKLPLDYLLCPNLYWTESTQNDVSRQPQKKIIAMAYD, encoded by the coding sequence ATGAGTATTAATGGCGATTTAACGGATTTTTTTTTGGATGAAATCATTAAATATTTACAGATAAGCCATAAAACAGGCTTACTAATGTTGGTATACAAAACCAATCATTTTTTTTGGCTAAATAAAGGGTGTTTAGTCGCGGCGAGTCACCGCACTGATGGATTAGGATTGTACTCTCTAATTCTAGAAGTTTCTTTAGTTAAAGAAACTTCTCTTAAACGAGTCATAGATAGTGCATACAATAATTCTTTGCCATTAGGAATTTTTCTGCATGAAAATGGTTTTTTGTCGGTAAAAACATTAAAGATGTTGTTTGAGGTTCAGGTAATCCGAGAGTTACATATAATTGAGCATGAGGCGAAAATTGGCTTCAGCTTCGACCAATGTGCAACAATTCCAAATATGGAGTTAACCGGATTAAAATTGCCATTGGATTATCTACTTTGTCCTAATTTATATTGGACAGAATCTACACAGAATGATGTCTCAAGACAGCCACAAAAAAAAATCATAGCGATGGCTTATGATTAA
- a CDS encoding gamma-glutamyl-gamma-aminobutyrate hydrolase family protein: protein MTPPIIGITTYNYKPTGNFYSPAGYTQAVQSAGGIPILLPPVQSDPAVLLNQVDGLIFTGGGDIDPDFYNGSPHPTIYGTDPERDQAELALAKLALAKHKPVLGICRGLEVLMVASGGDLVPHLPEEFGEAILHREEMLKPSQHTVRIYADSQLSGIMGKEELTVVSWHHQTVRTIPYGWQIVAKAEDGLIEALEHKQHPFAIALQWHPELSLPDSRHFSIFQALIQAASFDQDALNPNSFHLQTTGWGCG from the coding sequence ATGACACCGCCAATCATTGGAATTACCACCTATAACTATAAGCCAACGGGAAATTTTTATTCCCCGGCGGGTTATACTCAGGCAGTCCAGTCTGCCGGAGGGATACCCATTTTGCTTCCGCCTGTTCAATCTGATCCTGCCGTTTTGCTGAACCAGGTGGATGGGTTAATTTTTACAGGTGGGGGTGATATTGATCCCGATTTCTACAATGGTTCCCCTCATCCGACAATTTATGGCACTGATCCGGAACGAGATCAGGCTGAATTGGCACTCGCAAAACTAGCATTGGCGAAACACAAGCCTGTTTTAGGGATTTGTCGCGGCTTAGAAGTGCTGATGGTAGCTAGTGGGGGAGATTTAGTCCCCCATCTGCCAGAGGAATTTGGGGAAGCTATCCTGCATCGCGAGGAAATGCTTAAACCGAGTCAGCATACGGTGCGGATTTATGCCGATAGCCAACTGTCTGGAATTATGGGAAAGGAGGAACTTACTGTTGTCTCTTGGCATCATCAAACCGTGCGTACAATACCTTATGGTTGGCAGATTGTCGCCAAAGCCGAAGATGGCTTAATTGAAGCATTAGAACACAAACAGCATCCTTTTGCGATCGCGCTGCAATGGCATCCGGAACTCTCCCTCCCAGATTCCAGACATTTTTCCATTTTCCAAGCATTGATTCAAGCCGCAAGCTTTGATCAAGACGCATTAAACCCGAATAGTTTTCATTTGCAGACGACAGGCTGGGGATGTGGATAA